Proteins encoded in a region of the Sebastes fasciatus isolate fSebFas1 chromosome 9, fSebFas1.pri, whole genome shotgun sequence genome:
- the prom2 gene encoding prominin-2 has product MGLRESVRCWRWQGSAGVGLLLLGFSLAQSVPPQTACPAAAAPQSLSQPQYQDTVEEMGFMEGLVQSFLQTVQPNPFPKDLILKIVQDVDQVRSNQELIKEVLAYEVGFLVCTAIGILYIVLMPIVGFFLACCRCCGNCGGKMYQKQTSSIHCRRRTLYWTAFVTTVIIFAGNICMFKSNEAVKVSVDQSQVELNKTLDNIRSFITAVPEQVHHVVNESYRTVQEVTRNLDAIGPQLGTEIKEQFRGTLDPVLHSVRLLDQETVDTSVELNQLNSSLAQLQSSVDRLQANVTAVKNHINQTLSKANCNDCANLKPELQKLTLDTSITTPSLNELQSAVDEVNKANLKSKIKEVEDYFDSIPQTVTNDTKDIVQNSKQVLGNIKTQISRITDEIPLSALTNVSESLNHLQREIGKVTPEVERAEGIRWGVCVALSCVVLLVVVCNLLGLVLGPLGLTSKAEPTERSCTADCGGTFLIMGAGFSFLFSWLFMIVVLLLFLLGGNVYTLLCRPWSNGQLLKFIDTPGLIPGLEIGPALGLNTSINISDIYRDCEENQPLWTTLHLSELIDLEDLLNVTKYTEEIQQQFDKTDITLSTISLLTPEEINQLRNFSNKASNFDSAAVTQQMNNISSINLNTTADRLDELAALQVDNDIRKELQNEGWDLRQIQADIETTLFPQLENLNSTISSLGSKADKINGTVGEVLSNVGAAQDFLNTNTTQIVKTESRKFLDCQLGYFIVYADWANVTITQQVGRCGPVAAAVDSAEIILCSHIVESLNAFWFSLGWCLIFFIPSIIFSIKLAKYYRRMKYSDVYDDHLMMNHIPRAQMKLS; this is encoded by the exons TGTTGCTGCTGGGGTTCAGCCTGGCCCAGTCTGTCCCCCCACAGACCGCCTGTCCAGCAGCTGCAGCCCCACAGAGCCTCAGCCAGCCCCAGTACCAGGACACGGTAGAGGAGATGGGCTTCATGGAAGGTCTGGTCCAGTCCTTCCTCCAAACAGTCCAGCCTAACCCTTTTCCTAAAG ATCTGATCCTGAAAATCGTCCAGGATGTTGACCAAGTGCGGTCAAATCAAGAACTCATCAAAGAA gtccTGGCGTATGAAGTGGGTTTCCTGGTGTGTACGGCCATCGGCATCCTGTACATCGTCCTGATGCCCATAGTTGGTTTCTTCTTGGCGTGCTGTCGCTGCTGTGGCAACTGTGGTGGGAAGATGTACCAGAAGCAGACTTCCTCCATTCACTGTCGCAGGAGAACTCTCTACTGGACTGCATTCGTCACCACAGTCATTatctt tgcTGGGAACATATGCATGTTCAAAAGCAACGAAGCCGTCAAAGTGAGCGTGGACCAGAGTCAAGTGGAGCTCAACAAAACTCTAGACAACATCCGCTCCTTCATCACTGCTGTGCCGGAG CAAGTCCACCATGTGGTGAATGAGAGCTACAGAACCGTACAGGAGGTTACCAGGAATCTGGACG CCATTGGGCCTCAGCTGGGAACAGAGATCAAGGAGCAATTCAGAGGAACCCTGGACCCGGTGCTGCACTCAGTCAGACTGCTGGACCAAG AGACTGTAGACACCAGTGTCGAACTGAACCAGCTGAACTCCTCTCTGGCCCAGCTGCAGTCCAGCGTGGACCGCCTCCAGGCCAACGTCACTGCTGTTAAAAACCACATCAATCAGACTTTATCCAAGGCAAACTGCAACGACTGTGCCAACCTGAAGCCTGAGCTACAGAAGCTAACACTGGACACCTCCATCACT ACTCCCAGCTTGAACGAGCTCCAGTCTGCAGTGGATGAAGTCAACAAAGCCAATCTCAAATCCAAAATCAAGGAG GTGGAGGACTATTTCGACAGTATCCCCCAGACGGTGACCAATGACACCAAGGATATAGTTCAAA acaGCAAGCAGGTGTTgggtaacataaaaacacagatcTCCCGGATTACCGATGAAATCCCTTTATCTGCTCTGACCAACGTGTCGGAGAGTCTGAACCACTTGCAGAGAGAAATCGGCAAGGTCACACCAGAGGTCGAGAGAGCCGAGGGCATTAG ATGGGGAGTGTGTGTGGCCCTGAGCTGCGTGGTCCTCCTGGTGGTGGTGTGTAACCTCCTGGGTCTGGTCCTGGGCCCTCTGGGTCTGACCTCCAAAGCGGAGCCAACAGAGCGCTCCTGCACGGCAGATTGTGGAGGCACCTTCCTCATCAT GGGGGCAGGTTTCAGCTTCCTCTTCTCCTGGCTGTTCATGAtagtggtgctgctgctgttcctgcTGGGCGGGAACGTCTACACTCTGCTCTGTCGGCCCTGGAGCAACGGACAGCTGCTAAAG TTCATTGATACTCCAGGTTTAATTCCAGGGTTGGAGATAGGTCCAGCTTTGGGATTGAATACCAGCATCAATATCTCTGATATCTATAG AGACTGTGAGGAAAACCAGCCTCTGTGGACAACGCTCCACTTGTCCGAGCTCATTGACCTTGAAGACCTGCTCAACGTGACTAAA TACACGGAGGAGATCCAGCAGCAATTTGACAAAACAGACATCACTCTGTCCACCATCAGTCTCCTGACCCCGGAAGAGATAAACCAACTCCGCAACTTCTCCAACAAGGCTTCAAATTTCGACTCCGCTGCCGTCACACAGCAG ATGAACAACATTTCCAGCATCAATCTGAATACAACAGCAGATAGACTTGATGAGCTTGCTGCACTACAA GTTGACAATGATATTCGAAAAGAGCTCCAAAATGAGGGCTGGGACCTGAGACAGATCCAGGCCGACATAGAAACAACACTCTTCCCACAACTG GAAAACCTGAACTCGACCATCAGTAGCCTCGGATCCAAGGCAGACAAAATCAAT GGAACAGTGGGGGAGGTGCTGAGCAACGTTGGCGCAGCACAAGACTTCCTCAACACGAATACGACACAGATCGTCAAGACC GAGAGCAGGAAGTTTTTGGACTGTCAGCTGGGTTACTTCATTGTTTATGCTGACTGGGCCAACGTCACG ATCACGCAGCAGGTGGGCCGCTGTGGGCCGGTGGCGGCCGCTGTGGACTCTGCTGAGATTATCCTCTGCTCACACATAGTGGAGTCTCTG aaCGCATTCTGGTTCAGTCTGGGCTGGTGCTTGATCTTCTTCATCCCCAGCATCATCTTCTCTATCAAACTAGCAAAGTACTACAGGAGAATGAAGTACTCTGACGTCTATGA CGACCACTTAATGATGAACCACATCCCGCGGGCCCAGATGAAACTCTCATGA